Genomic window (bacterium BMS3Abin08):
ACCCCGCAGCTTATGTGGGACGTGAAAAACAAAGACAGAGGGGGTCTTATACTTTGCACAATCCGTCAAGAGTGTAGACGCGCTCCCTTGGTCTTTGTTACAGCCGTTTCAGCCGATCCAACTGTTCAAACAGTTGAATCAATGGATTAAAAAATTATTGTTGTGTCTGATTCTTTCACGAGTTCTGCAATTTCAGAACTGCCGGCAAGAATAACACCCTCCACGATATCATCAGCCCCAAGATGGGTATCTTTTAATGAAAGCTTGTCAGCATATACATCAACGTCCATATCAATGCAGTCTCTGATTCCTTCCTCTGCACTCATATATTCGGTGTTGGATGTATCCTGGTTTCTGCGTGCTGCGTTTACCCCTCCGTCCACAAGGATAAGCTTGACTGCAATATCTTCGGTTACTCCCCCCAGGGCATGACGGATGGCCTCGGAGGCGTCAACAGTGCCGTAAGGCGGCCTTCTCAAGATTATACTAATGTCTCCCATACCTCCTCCTATATTCCAAAATTTAAAAATACCGGCTTGGTCTTTATCACATCGAAGAGACCTTTTAAAGAACTCATCTCTCCGCCTTCGATAGAATCTTCAGCCGCAAGACCGCGGCTCTGCATACAGCCGGTTCATATATCCACTTTAAGACCCCTGCCGACAAGGTCCTCCATTACAGTGAGAGACTGTGGCAACTGTCCTTTCACTATGGAGAATACTCCATCTCCTGATGCAATCAGCCTTACCTTATGCCCCTTTTTCAGTGCGGCATCTGCAAGCTTGAAAATAGTATGAGTGTTTTCAAAGCTGTACGGTGTGGTGGAGAGAAACATCACTATCTCTTTTTGCATTTTATCCTCCTGTATAAATTGTCATTCTGAATCCTGTGCCCCGAAAGCCTTCGGGGTATTATTTCAGAATCCCGTATTTTCAACATGATACGTTTATATGGAGTCTGTGTATAAAGTGACATAGTTGTCGTTTTTCCGTCATTTCCCGAAAGCGTTCGGGATTGCGGGAATGACAAATGACTGTAATTTATACACAGACACTAATTAAAGATTTCCTTAGATTGGCAAGCCCCCGCCTTAGGTTCGGAGAGCTTGACTCCCAAACCCTGAAATTATTACACCCATCAAATATATTCAAATATTATTATATTCTAATGTAAAAGTCAAGGAAAAAATACAGTTTTCTCAGGAGGTCCCGGTTTGCTGGGAACAGGTATCCTTCAACTGTACCGTTTAGGTGGGTAATCAGACACCTAAAAGCGGTCTCGAATCGGTGAGACGTAACTGACTAAGGCAAACACGGAACACGCAGCAAAGCCACCTGATTTATGATCTGGCCCTCCTCCTATCACAGACATGCCGCAACAGCGCTTTAGCCGTCTTTTTCCACAAAGGGTTTTATATCAAGCACCGGCGTGCCGTCAAGCATGTCGATACCTTTTACATGAATGATATTGTCATCGATACCCAATACCTCAAGGATGGACATCCCGATAGGGTTCGGACGGATGGGGGAGCAGGTGCTGAAGACCCCCATCTCACGGTCTTTGTGAGGGGGCTTCTGTATGAGACATTCAGAGGAAGATTCGGGATTCTTGTGAAAATAGAATATTACGACAATCCTCTGGCCTGGCTTTATATCCCTGAGTCCCTCAAGGTATTTCTTGTCAATTACTATATCCCCTTTAACGTCAGACACTGTCCAGTGCCTGGGTACCGTAGGGGATTCATGTCTGACAAAGCCTATATGTTTAAATCCGACCTTCATACCGTTTGACTGCAACGAAACGACTTCACAGCCTATTTTAAAAGATCCCTTCATCTCTTGGCAATCTTTACACACACTCTTAAGAGTCCGTGTATAATTTGCCGTTTTTTATTCTTTTCTTGTCCCGAAAGCGTTCGGGACATCCGGAACTTATTGAAAAGACCGGATTCCGGCCTGCGCCTACTACATGAGGGGACAAGCTTAAGCAGAGCCGGAATGACAGATAGGGAGGGGGATGAAATCAAGGGGAGGGTGAAAACAGCATCTCACCTCACCCCCACTACGCTATGCGCTATGCGTTTTGCCCTTTGCGCTTAAGGGGGAGGGAAGTATAAAGAAACCCCTCAGCAGAGACTGAGGGGTATTGAAAACTTAATGAACAGCTGTCTTTCCTGTCATTCTGAATTTATTTCAGAATCTCGTATTTTCAACATGTTGCTTTTTGTAGAGATCCTGAAACGAGTTCAGGATGACAATAAAACAGTTCAGAGCCTGCCCTGAATTTATTTCAGGGGTGACGGGTTGGGTATTTTTAGACAGGCTCCTTCAGGTCTGTTACTGTTTGTTGGGTTAAGAACCTGATAGGGTAGGGTGGGGTAAAGAAACGGGGGGGAGAGGGCTTATCTCTTCAGACCCATCTCCCTGGCCAGTTCCGCTGAGTTAAGTATTTCTTTTCTGACCATGTCGTCGGCAATGCCTATTATTTTAAGTATTCTCCTGTCCTTAATCTTATAGTAAGAACTTACTCCTTCTTTTCTGAACTCCACAACACCCGCCTGCCGGAGAATGGAGAGGTGCTTGGAGATATTGGCCTGCTCTTCATTAAGAAGGGGGATCATCTCACAAACACACCTTTCACCATCCCTTAAAAGTTCGATTATCTTCAGCCGCGTGGGCTGTGCAATGGCCTTTAATATGTCGGATTTTCTCTGTAAGATGTCCATATTCCGCCCTTATATATAGACTGTGTATATGTTTTTTGTCGTCATGCCCCGAAAGCGTTCGGGACATGCGGAAAGCATTGAAACCACTGGATTCCGGACAAGCCGGAATGACGGAAAAACGACAACTGTTCGACTTTATACACAGAAACTAACTAAGCTGTTACTGCAATATTACTATATAGGAATATAGGTAAAAGTATCAAGCACAACATGGCCTGAACCATAATTATCCGGGACGTTGCATATGTCCGGGGTTTACGCCAGGTCGCAGACTTTGTGGGGTGTTTAGTTGATCTGCAGAGCTGATACCATCCCTTGTAAAGCCCTATCTCTGATTTCACTAATAATTGTTTTATCCTTGAGGGTTATGATACAGTGATTTATATGAGACTCTTTACAATGCACCTTGCCGAAAGACCCGACCTTAGGTCGGGGATGAAGGCAAGGAATGTAATTAATCAAATTTTCCTTACATTGGCAAGCTCCGACCTTTGGTCGGAGAGCTTGACAGTTAAAAGATCACATTTTCTCCGGACTCTTCTGTCAATAGCCGTTCTTGTAATTCTTTGCGCTTCTATCCCTTCAAAAGCAGTTGCCCAGAATATCATGGGGCCCGTAAGAATCGGTGTTGCCTCGATGATTACCCCGGTGGATGCAGTTAAATACTACCAGGATATTGTTGATTATATTTCTGAGAAACTTAGTGTCCCTGTGGAGATGGTCCAACGGAGGACTTACGATGAAATGGACAAGATGCTTGAGAAGGGGGAGGTGGATGCTGCCTTTATATGCTCTGCGCCCTATGTGAAGGACAGGAGAAAGTTCGGGGTCGAACTCCTCGTTGCTCCGAGGGTCGATGGGAGTGTATTTTACAGATCCTATATAATCGTTCACAAAGACAGTAATATTAAAACACTTGCTGACCTGAAGGGGCGGACCTTCGCCTTTACCGATCCTAAATCCAACTCGGGAAAACTCTATCCGGAGTATAAACTTGCCAAATCAGGATATACCCCCGAGGAGTATTTTAAAAAGTACATTTACAGTTACAGCCATAACAAATCCGTTGAGCTTGTTGCAAAGAGGGTGGTAGACGGAGCAGCCGTGGAAAGCCTTGTCTATGAGTATATGAAAAAGAAGGGGTCTCCCTATGTAATGGAAACGAAGGTCATAGAAGAATCACCTGAATTTGCAATACCCCCGGTCGTCGTTTCAACAGGCATATCCATCTTTAAGAAGGAGAAACTGCGGGAGGTGCTGCTGAACATGCACAGGGACCCTCAAGGCAGGAGGATACTCGATGCCATGTTGATTGAACATTTTGAAAAAGTTCCGGACAGTAACTATGATTCCATCCGGGATATGGAGGCTTTTCTTGCTACATTCAAAAAACCGGCAAAAAAGAAGACAAGGGATGCAAAGACAGTATACTTCGGGGTGATTCCACGGGATAATCCAAGGATTGCCTATGAGAAGTATCAGCCGCTTATCGACTATCTTATAGAAGATACAGGGCTCGATATAGAACTGGTACTTAAGCGGTCTTATGAGGAGACGGTAAATGCACTGGGCCATGGCGATATCGATATAGCCCTTCTCGGGCCCCTGACTTATCTTGAAGCTCACGCAAAATTCGGGGCAACCTGTATATTAAGAAGCATTACAGATAAAAATGAGAGCTTTTACCGGAGTGTTATTATTGCAAGGAAGGGGTCGGATGTAAAAAAACCGGCAGACCTTAAAGACAAAAAATTCGCCTTTGCATCATTAAAGTCAACTTCCGGTAACCTCATACCCCGCTATCTCCTTGCAGAAGCCGGGATCCATTTGAGGGAATTGAGGAGTTACAAGAATTTCGATTATCATGATTCAGTGGTCAAGTGGGTGCTCAAGGGCGAATATGATGCCGGTGCTGTCAGGGAGACCGTGGCTGAGAAGTATCTCCCTCTTGGACTCAGGATTGTTGCTTCGTCCTCCGCCATTCCGACGGGCCCTGTTGTAGTAGGCCCCCGGACCCCTTATGTAGTGGTTGAGAAGTTAAGGCGGTCCCTTTTGAATATGAACAAATCGAAAAAGGGCAGGGCAGTGCTGAAGAAGGCGGACAGGGAGATCCAAGGTGGATTTATTAAAGCAACCGATTCTGATTATGCGGGGGTCAGGAGGATGATCAATGATGTTCCTAAGACATGCGGTGCAGGATGTCACCCGAAAATAAAATTGTGAGGTTATACGGTATCAGTTAGTTCCTGGTAATAGGGCTTCTCGCCGGGATACCGGTTTTGTTACACTTAGCGAAATGAAAATCCCCATTTTTGAAAAACTGTCCCTCCAGTATAAATTTATATTAATCACATCCATATTCATCATAACCCTTATGACACTGATAGGCTACATCGTCATAAGGAGGGAGAGTAAAATCCTGTATGGTGAAGTGGAACGTGAGGGGAGGCTCCTTTCGGAAACCCTTGCCATACCTGTAATTAATGACCTCATTTATGAAAAAGTTGGTCTTGTTGAAGAGGGTGGTTTGATTGACAATTACATAACGGAGATATTCAGGAGAAAGGATATCGACCTGATTTATATTGCCGTCCTCGATGAAAAAGGCCGGGTTATCTCCCACAATGATTTCAGGGAGTATGGAAAGGTCTACAAGGACCCTCTCACTGTAAATGCGCTAAAGTCCGATACCACGCTTGTCCAGAAATTTACCGACAGGAAATCAGGACAAGATGCCTATGACTTCTCAACCCCGCTTTCAATTGGTAAGAAGAGATGGGGGACACTGAAGTTCGGTGTCTCTCTTGAAAAGGGCAGGCAGGAGATCAAGAGCATGATTAAAAGGATCGTTCTGTTGACGTTAATTGTCCTGTTCCTGGGATTTATTATAATCGTTATACTCAGCAGAAGGTTTATCGGACCGATTACCCAGCTTGCCAGGACAATGGAGAGGGCGGGGAGTGGCATGCTCGATGTGAAAGTGGATATCAAGGGGCATGACGAGCTGGCACTCCTGGGTCAGAGCTTTAACCACATGATTGAAAGGATCAAGGAGGCAAACCTTGAACTGAAACAGACACATG
Coding sequences:
- the cadC gene encoding cadmium resistance transcriptional regulatory protein CadC, whose protein sequence is MDILQRKSDILKAIAQPTRLKIIELLRDGERCVCEMIPLLNEEQANISKHLSILRQAGVVEFRKEGVSSYYKIKDRRILKIIGIADDMVRKEILNSAELAREMGLKR
- the tsaA gene encoding putative tRNA (adenine(37)-N6)-methyltransferase, whose translation is MKGSFKIGCEVVSLQSNGMKVGFKHIGFVRHESPTVPRHWTVSDVKGDIVIDKKYLEGLRDIKPGQRIVVIFYFHKNPESSSECLIQKPPHKDREMGVFSTCSPIRPNPIGMSILEVLGIDDNIIHVKGIDMLDGTPVLDIKPFVEKDG
- the dsrF gene encoding intracellular sulfur oxidation protein DsrF, which codes for MGDISIILRRPPYGTVDASEAIRHALGGVTEDIAVKLILVDGGVNAARRNQDTSNTEYMSAEEGIRDCIDMDVDVYADKLSLKDTHLGADDIVEGVILAGSSEIAELVKESDTTIIF
- the phnD_1 gene encoding phosphate-import protein PhnD precursor, producing MHLAERPDLRSGMKARNVINQIFLTLASSDLWSESLTVKRSHFLRTLLSIAVLVILCASIPSKAVAQNIMGPVRIGVASMITPVDAVKYYQDIVDYISEKLSVPVEMVQRRTYDEMDKMLEKGEVDAAFICSAPYVKDRRKFGVELLVAPRVDGSVFYRSYIIVHKDSNIKTLADLKGRTFAFTDPKSNSGKLYPEYKLAKSGYTPEEYFKKYIYSYSHNKSVELVAKRVVDGAAVESLVYEYMKKKGSPYVMETKVIEESPEFAIPPVVVSTGISIFKKEKLREVLLNMHRDPQGRRILDAMLIEHFEKVPDSNYDSIRDMEAFLATFKKPAKKKTRDAKTVYFGVIPRDNPRIAYEKYQPLIDYLIEDTGLDIELVLKRSYEETVNALGHGDIDIALLGPLTYLEAHAKFGATCILRSITDKNESFYRSVIIARKGSDVKKPADLKDKKFAFASLKSTSGNLIPRYLLAEAGIHLRELRSYKNFDYHDSVVKWVLKGEYDAGAVRETVAEKYLPLGLRIVASSSAIPTGPVVVGPRTPYVVVEKLRRSLLNMNKSKKGRAVLKKADREIQGGFIKATDSDYAGVRRMINDVPKTCGAGCHPKIKL
- the kinA_2 gene encoding sporulation kinase A, translating into MKIPIFEKLSLQYKFILITSIFIITLMTLIGYIVIRRESKILYGEVEREGRLLSETLAIPVINDLIYEKVGLVEEGGLIDNYITEIFRRKDIDLIYIAVLDEKGRVISHNDFREYGKVYKDPLTVNALKSDTTLVQKFTDRKSGQDAYDFSTPLSIGKKRWGTLKFGVSLEKGRQEIKSMIKRIVLLTLIVLFLGFIIIVILSRRFIGPITQLARTMERAGSGMLDVKVDIKGHDELALLGQSFNHMIERIKEANLELKQTHEKLMQSEKLASIGILASGVAHEINNPLGGLFNCVQMLEQMGDSENFRKRYLELLKDGLNRIETTVGKLLWMSRTGMREPEVMDVKEALKDIYGFVEYRLTKNKIRYDERIEQGLSLIIDPHDFQQILINLIINAIQSMKDGGVLSIEGFREDSDTVIRVCDTGEGIEDEVIGKIFDPFFTTKQPGEGTGLGLWLTYEIVRNYNGDIEVRSEKGKGTEFVLRFKGYNIDE